The Brassica napus cultivar Da-Ae chromosome C7, Da-Ae, whole genome shotgun sequence genome has a segment encoding these proteins:
- the LOC106407323 gene encoding cytochrome P450 714A1 — translation MESLMMMETAKTIWWIIVIGVLGLGFRIYGKAMTEQWRMRRRLTMQGVKGPPPSLFRGNVPEMQRIESQTMINKHYSGDNIIAHDYTSSLFPYLDHWQKQYGTVYTYSTGMKQHLYANHPEVVKELNLANTLNLGKVSYVTKRLKSILGCGVITSNGPHWAHQRRIIAPEFFLDKVKGMVGLVVESAMPMLSKWEEMVKSREGETFCDIRVDEDLRAVSADVISRACFGSSFSKSKEIFSKLRCLQKAITHNNILFSLNGFTDIVFGTKKHGNGNIEELEKHIESLIWETVKEREKECVGDHKKDLMQLILEGAMSSCDGSLVDKASSYKSFVVDNCKSIYFAGHETSAVAVSWCIMLLALNPSWQTRIRDEVLSFCKNGIPDIDSISSLKTVTMVIQETLRLYPPAAFVSREALEDTKLGNLVVPKGVCIWILIPTLHRDPEIWGADANEFRPERFSEGVSKACKYPQSFVPFGLGTRLCLGKNFGMMELKVLVSLIVSRFSFTLSPTYQHSPVFRMLVEPQHGVVIRVIPN, via the exons atggagagtCTGATGATGATGGAAACGGCCAAGACCATTTGGTGGATAATAGTTATAGGAGTgctaggtttagggtttcgtataTACGGCAAAGCCATGACGGAGCAATGGAGGATGCGGAGGAGGCTGACGATGCAAGGTGTGAAGGGTCCTCCGCCGTCGCTATTTCGCGGAAACGTGCCGGAGATGCAAAGAATTGAATCACAAACAATGATCAATAAACACTACTCTGGTGATAATATCATCGCACATGACTAcacttcttctctcttccccTATCTCGATCATTGGCAAAAACAATACG GGACGGTGTACACATACTCGACGGGGATGAAGCAACACTTGTACGCAAACCACCCTGAGGTGGTGAAAGAGCTTAACCTAGCCAACACTCTTAACCTTGGCAAAGTCTCCTACGTCACCAAACGCCTTAAATCCATTCTCGGCTGTGGCGTCATCACATCTAATGGGCCTCATTGGGCTCATCAACGCCGTATCATCGCCCCTGAGTTCTTCCTCGACAAAGTCAAGGGAATGGTTGGTTTGGTGGTTGAATCGGCGATGCCAATGCTTAGCAAATGGGAAGAGATGGTTAAAAGTAGAGAAGGTGAAACATTTTGTGACATAAGAGTGGACGAAGACCTAAGAGCTGTCTCTGCTGATGTCATCTCTAGAGCTTGCTTTGGGAGCTCTTTCTCCAAAAGCAAAGAGATTTTCTCTAAGCTTAGATGTCTTCAAAAGGCCATCACTCACAATAACATCCTCTTCAGCCTCAATGGCTTCAC TGATATTGTGTTCGGGACTAAGAAGCATGGGAATGGAAATATTGAGGAGCTAGAGAAGCATATCGAGTCTTTGATATGGGAAACCGttaaggagagagagaaagaatgtGTGGGAGATCACAAGAAGGATCTAATGCAATTGATACTAGAAGGAGCAATGAGTAGTTGTGATGGTAGCTTGGTTGACAAGGCATCATCTTACAAAAGTTTTGTGGTGGACAATTGTAAGAGCATCTATTTTGCTGGCCATGAGACCAGTGCGGTTGCTGTCTCTTGGTGTATTATGCTCCTCGCGCTAAACCCTTCTTGGCAAACTCGGATTCGTGATGAAGTCCTGAGTTTCTGTAAGAATGGTATCCCCGACATAGATTCTATTTCCAGCCTCAAGACG GTGACAATGGTTATTCAAGAAACGTTGAGGTTATATCCACCAGCAGCATTTGTGTCAAGAGAAGCACTTGAGGACacaaaacttggaaacctcGTGGTGCCAAAGGGAGTATGCATCTGGATATTGATCCCTACGTTGCACAGAGATCCCGAGATATGGGGAGCTGATGCAAATGAATTTAGGCCAGAGAGATTCAGTGAAGGAGTCTCTAAAGCTTGTAAATACCCTCAGTCCTTCGTTCCGTTTGGCTTAGGTACAAGGCTGTGTTTAGGAAAAAACTTTGGTATGATGGAGCTCAAGGTTCTTGTGTCTCTTATTGTGTCAAGGTTTAGTTTTACTCTGTCTCCCACATACCAACACTCTCCAGTGTTCAGAATGCTTGTTGAGCCTCAACATGGTGTTGTCATTAGGGTTATTCCAAATTAA
- the LOC111211316 gene encoding uncharacterized protein LOC111211316: protein MEDELRDMKAHKAYYNLLHFVSDAQQGIPKLCPCGSITKEFVNEDDTYDYLPGKRYFICTDYQNDGLHFRQPWVMGVQQEIERLKLKFLEQEKLLRECEALKVSFLLNVETNFYNLSNILFCL from the exons ATGGAGGACGAACTGCGAGACATGAAAGCACACAAAGCGTACTACAACTTGCTTCATTTCGTTTCAGATGCCCAACAGGGAATTCCGAAGCTGTGCCCCTGTGGATCTATCACAAAGGAGTTCGTCAACGAAGATGATACATATGATTACCTCCCGGGGAAAAGATACTTCATCTGCACAGACTACCAG AACGACGGGCTGCATTTTAGGCAGCCATGGGTAATGGGTGTGCAACAAGAGATTGAGAGGCTCAAACTAAAGTTTCTCGAGCAGGAGAAGCTCCTGCGCGAGTGCGAGGCGCTTAAGGTTAGTTTCTTACTTAACgttgaaactaatttttacaatCTTTCTAACATATTGTTTTGTCTCTGA
- the LOC106355293 gene encoding glutathione S-transferase T3-like, whose translation MANNNGYVNLLANQWSIDLGSSQPLFFSGQSSDESSVKERRKWSPKEDVILIGSWLNTSKDPIVSNEQKAGAFWKRIVEYYNASPLLAGTIPRELGQCKQRWARINDLVCKFAGCYDMALREQGRGQNDNDVMKSALDIFHSDQNQKFNLEHAWRELRHDVKWCYTYLEKEKRKPVDPVDGEGAVPEPEERPVGVKAAKAAKKRKKTGKEEELAKLENLLEIKKQISKQSLLECLLAKSEPLSEMDSALKMKLLSELL comes from the coding sequence ATGGCAAATAACAATGGTTATGTTAACCTATTAGCGAACCAATGGTCAATTGACCTTGGCTCATCacaacctctttttttttccggtCAAAGTAGTGATGAGTCAAGTGTCAAAGAGAGGAGAAAGTGGTCACCGAAAGAGGATGTAATCCTCATAGGTTCGTGGCTCAACACCAgcaaagacccaatagtgaGTAATGAACAAAAAGCTGGAGCCTTCTGGAAGAGAATTGTAGAGTATTACAACGCTAGTCCTCTTCTGGCTGGGACTATCCCTCGAGAACTTGGGCAATGCAAGCAAAGATGGGCTAGGATCAATGATTTGGTCTGTAAATTTGCTGGATGTTACGACATGGCACTGAGGGAGCAGGGGAGAGGGCAAAATGACAACGATGTGATGAAGTCAGCCTTGGATATCTTCCACAGCGACCAGAACCAGAAGTTCAACTTGGAACACGCGTGGAGAGAGCTTAGGCATGATGTGAAGTGGTGCTACACCTATCTTGAGAAGGAAAAGCGCAAACCAGTGGATCCTGTTGATGGCGAAGGGGCAGTGCCAGAGCCAGAGGAGAGACCAGTTGGGGTTAAGGCTGCGAAGGCTGCtaaaaagaggaagaaaactggaaaagaagaagaattggcAAAGCTTGAGAATTTGTTGGAGATCAAAAAACAAATCTCAAAGCAAAGTTTGCTAGAGTGTTTGCTTGCGAAGTCCGAGCCTCTCTCTGAGATGGATTCAGCTCTCAAAATGAAACTTCTATCTGAGTTGTTGTAG